A single region of the Rattus rattus isolate New Zealand chromosome 8, Rrattus_CSIRO_v1, whole genome shotgun sequence genome encodes:
- the LOC116908112 gene encoding olfactory receptor 7D4-like: MKPGNQTSILEFLLLGFSQDPEHQPMLFGLFLFIFVVAVLGNLLIILVVSIDSHLHTPMYFFLSNLSFSDICFITTTIPKMLVNIQTQSKSITYAECIIQMYFFMVFGGMDTLLLTVMAYDRFVAICHPLHYPVIMNPHLSGLLVLVSWFISFSYSLIQSLLMLRLSFCTNQVIKHFYCELAQALTIACSDTLINHILLYIVTCVLGFVPFSGIIYSYSKIVSSILRIPSTDGKYKAFSTCGSHLSVVSLFYVTGLGVYLSSDATSSSEKGMVASVMYTIITPMLNPFIYSLRNKDIKKALQELGRIILSDKFTGFILLR, from the coding sequence ATGAAACCAGGAAACCAAACaagtattttagaatttttacttcTGGGGTTTTCCCAAGATCCAGAGCATCAACCCATGTTATTTGGACTGTTTCTGTTCATCTTTGTGGTTGCTGTGCTTGGGAATCTGCTCATCATTCTGGTCGTCAGCATTGACTCTCACCTGCATActcccatgtatttcttcctatcTAATCTCTCCTTTTCTGACatttgttttatcacaacaactaTCCCTAAGATGTTGGTAAACATCCAAACACAGAGCAAGTCCATCACCTATGCAGAATGCATCATCCAGATGTATTTTTTCATGGTCTTTGGAGGCATGGACACACTTCTCCTCActgtgatggcctatgaccgaTTTGTGGCCATCTGTCACCCCCTTCACTATCCTGTCATTATGAATCCTCATCTAAGTGGCCTGCTAGTTCTTGTGTCCTGGTTCATTAGCTTCTCATATTCTCTGATCCAGAGTCTGTTGATGCTGCGACTCTCCTTCTGTACCAATCAagtaattaaacatttttattgtgagCTTGCTCAGGCCCTCACTATAGCCTGCTCAGACACACTAATCAATCATATTCTTCTTTATATAGTGACATGTGTCCTTGGCTTTGTTCCTTTCTCAGGGATCATTTACTCCTACTCTAAAATTGTTTCCTCTATTTTGAGAATCCCATCAACAGATGGAAAATATAAAGCATTTTCTACCTGTGGGTCTCATCTATCAGTGGTTTCTTTATTCTATGTGACAGGCCTTGGGGTGTACCTTAGTTCTGATGcaacttcctcttctgagaaAGGCATGGTGGCCTCAGTAATGTATACAATCATCACCCCCATGCTGAACCCTTTCATCTACAGCTTGAGGAACAAAGACATTAAGAAGGCCTTACAAGAACTTGGGAGAATAATTTTAAGTGATAAGTTCACTGGTTTTATACTTCTGAGATGA